One segment of Rhodopirellula baltica SH 1 DNA contains the following:
- a CDS encoding PQQ-binding-like beta-propeller repeat protein, with protein MDFILCTAWVIARLCERTEANAKRRTSPMTPAWLLTINMKRIFLQSSILLALGLAGCTPAASERTFDVPLEEPTRADRPSEMIVADYQQSKRRDDLQTQMDWPVLFGPHRTGATQASIPAVWPEQGPALRWDVEVGTGYGSPVTAENRVVFSHRVDDLEWIQCHDAQDGAVRWKHSLETDAECDFEYSDGPYSTPLIDQERRAVYHFSGSGTLVSLDFDTGEEVWRRDLHGEFQVEPELFPSGATPLLHGEHLILSLGGANNDAGIIAIHVRDGKTIWSCTDHKAAYTTPVVAQLFGQEFAFVMTAEGLVCLDPANGEVDWEIPHRSRAPMSYNSVSPLVWNDHVLMVTGPGPGAVCLQILPDRSYEERWKNRRLLDSQYTNLLLSDGHVFGFTSAGQGGAELRCIEFVTGELKWKYHSVLRRSQGLIAGDAMFFLGERGHLASLQRSIEEPRVLSFTQQPLMKADCYCSPAILKNGIVLKDEDRIAVFDLPPSP; from the coding sequence TTGGATTTCATCCTGTGCACCGCTTGGGTGATCGCCCGATTGTGCGAAAGAACCGAGGCCAACGCCAAACGCCGCACATCCCCAATGACGCCTGCGTGGCTTCTTACGATCAACATGAAACGCATCTTTCTTCAAAGCTCAATCCTGCTCGCCCTTGGACTGGCAGGATGCACGCCCGCTGCCTCGGAGCGAACCTTCGACGTTCCCTTGGAAGAACCCACTCGAGCGGACCGCCCCAGCGAAATGATTGTTGCCGACTACCAACAATCAAAAAGGCGTGACGATCTCCAAACACAGATGGACTGGCCGGTTCTATTTGGCCCACATCGAACCGGTGCGACGCAAGCGTCCATCCCTGCGGTTTGGCCCGAACAGGGTCCCGCCCTTCGATGGGACGTGGAAGTTGGCACCGGATATGGATCTCCTGTGACCGCCGAAAACCGCGTCGTCTTTTCCCATCGCGTCGATGACCTTGAGTGGATTCAGTGTCATGATGCCCAGGATGGAGCGGTCCGGTGGAAACACTCGCTGGAGACTGACGCCGAATGCGACTTTGAATACAGCGATGGCCCCTACAGCACACCGTTGATCGACCAGGAGCGTCGTGCCGTCTATCACTTCAGCGGTTCTGGGACGCTGGTCTCTTTGGACTTCGACACAGGCGAAGAAGTCTGGCGCCGCGATCTTCACGGCGAATTTCAGGTGGAACCGGAATTGTTCCCATCCGGAGCGACACCGCTGCTGCACGGGGAACACTTGATCCTTTCCTTGGGCGGAGCGAACAACGACGCGGGAATCATTGCCATCCATGTCCGAGACGGTAAAACCATTTGGTCATGCACAGATCACAAAGCCGCCTACACCACGCCCGTGGTGGCTCAACTTTTCGGGCAAGAATTCGCCTTCGTCATGACAGCTGAAGGCTTGGTTTGCCTCGATCCCGCCAACGGAGAAGTCGACTGGGAGATCCCCCATCGAAGCCGTGCCCCCATGAGCTACAACTCGGTCTCGCCGTTGGTTTGGAACGACCATGTTCTGATGGTCACCGGCCCGGGACCGGGCGCAGTGTGTCTCCAAATCCTGCCGGATCGTTCCTACGAAGAACGCTGGAAAAACCGACGACTCCTCGATAGCCAATACACCAACCTTCTGCTCTCCGATGGCCATGTCTTTGGGTTCACGTCCGCGGGGCAGGGCGGTGCCGAACTGCGCTGCATCGAATTCGTCACGGGTGAATTGAAATGGAAGTACCACAGCGTTCTGCGTCGCAGTCAGGGACTGATCGCAGGCGATGCAATGTTCTTTCTCGGAGAACGCGGCCACTTAGCCTCGCTGCAACGCAGCATCGAAGAACCGCGAGTGCTCTCGTTCACCCAACAACCTCTCATGAAGGCAGACTGCTACTGCTCGCCAGCCATCCTAAAGAACGGCATCGTGCTTAAAGACGAAGACCGAATAGCGGTCTTTGACTTACCACCTTCTCCATAA
- the hisA gene encoding 1-(5-phosphoribosyl)-5-[(5-phosphoribosylamino)methylideneamino]imidazole-4-carboxamide isomerase, producing MEIWPAIDLRHGKPVRLRQGDYDQQTTFGDDPVEFAKRWQESGAKRLHLVDLDAARGDSPDANRDAVQRIIEATGLPCQMGGGVRDEITIESLLNVGVTRLVVGSRALKDPDWFVEMCDKYPGKLVAGIDARDGKVATQGWLETSDVSAFEFATKLRSRTENIAAIVYTDIAKDGMMQGPNFEGLAEMAAASDIPLVASGGVTTYDDIKQLVEMKMPAAIVGRSLYDGVMELGEVVRLAGDV from the coding sequence ATGGAAATTTGGCCCGCCATCGATTTGCGTCACGGAAAACCGGTTCGCCTTCGCCAAGGAGACTACGACCAGCAAACCACTTTCGGCGATGACCCGGTCGAATTCGCCAAACGTTGGCAGGAATCCGGCGCCAAACGATTGCATTTGGTCGATTTGGACGCCGCGCGAGGCGACAGTCCCGATGCCAACCGAGACGCCGTCCAGCGGATCATCGAGGCGACTGGGTTGCCCTGCCAAATGGGCGGCGGAGTGCGCGACGAAATCACGATCGAATCTTTGCTGAATGTCGGCGTCACGCGATTGGTCGTTGGTTCGCGGGCACTGAAAGATCCGGATTGGTTTGTCGAAATGTGCGACAAGTATCCCGGCAAGTTGGTCGCGGGCATCGACGCTCGCGATGGCAAAGTCGCAACGCAGGGATGGCTCGAAACGAGCGATGTTTCGGCGTTTGAGTTTGCGACGAAGCTGCGATCGCGAACAGAAAACATCGCTGCGATCGTTTACACCGACATCGCGAAAGATGGCATGATGCAAGGTCCCAACTTTGAAGGGTTGGCAGAGATGGCTGCTGCGAGCGACATCCCCTTGGTCGCCAGCGGTGGCGTCACGACTTATGACGACATCAAGCAACTGGTCGAGATGAAGATGCCGGCAGCGATTGTCGGTCGGTCACTCTATGACGGTGTGATGGAACTGGGTGAGGTCGTGCGATTGGCTGGCGATGTTTGA
- a CDS encoding DUF1573 domain-containing protein — MSITGKFLLVGILLASVLGGLSTGLATIVTYAPYGVSKTERAEYEKKVSLIKREEALRKEAQSMGLPQAVLPSTRYDFGLVDPHTTASHAFEIWNHGAGPLTIDVAETTCKCTVGSAQKGTLAPGEKTSVTLTWNTGQKSEQYEQAARVITNDPTREVIDLTVSGVVRTELFVPAKGVFHSGDAGEVVESTLLIYSQQHDDIAVVGAESDLVGFDWESNVVPSDSQPSLSEQQPTVINQVKLRCRAQKPGRFQGEVKLHLLVNGESDVIEKSVELTGRVHAPISFHSPMLHSRDGLDLGTLGNDQEHEFHLIVRKHFDEERALSVLDVSPKSLDVSIEPTSRFGDYRLTIRIPKGIPSTIFNLDQKRGYVQIGDPENEDFSNWFPLIGAVVANDE, encoded by the coding sequence ATGAGCATCACAGGAAAGTTTTTGCTTGTTGGAATCCTGCTGGCGTCTGTCCTTGGCGGCCTTTCAACGGGATTGGCGACCATCGTGACTTACGCTCCGTATGGAGTCTCGAAGACCGAACGCGCTGAATACGAGAAGAAGGTTTCGTTGATCAAACGCGAAGAGGCCCTGCGAAAAGAGGCCCAGTCGATGGGATTGCCGCAAGCGGTTTTGCCATCTACCCGGTACGACTTCGGGCTGGTCGACCCGCACACAACCGCTTCGCACGCATTCGAGATTTGGAATCATGGGGCGGGACCACTGACGATTGACGTTGCAGAGACAACCTGCAAATGCACTGTTGGAAGTGCACAGAAAGGAACACTCGCACCGGGCGAAAAAACGAGTGTCACACTGACGTGGAACACAGGTCAGAAATCCGAACAATACGAACAAGCCGCGCGGGTCATTACCAACGACCCAACGCGAGAGGTGATCGATCTCACGGTTTCCGGCGTGGTCAGGACCGAACTCTTTGTGCCTGCCAAGGGTGTTTTTCACTCCGGCGATGCGGGTGAGGTCGTTGAGTCGACTCTTTTGATCTACAGCCAACAGCACGACGATATTGCAGTCGTCGGTGCCGAGTCCGATTTGGTCGGATTCGATTGGGAATCAAATGTCGTTCCTTCCGACTCACAGCCGTCTTTGTCAGAACAGCAGCCGACCGTCATCAACCAAGTCAAACTCCGATGTCGAGCTCAGAAGCCAGGCCGTTTTCAAGGCGAAGTGAAGCTGCACTTGCTGGTCAATGGTGAGTCAGATGTGATCGAAAAAAGTGTCGAGCTAACTGGACGCGTGCACGCTCCCATTAGTTTTCACTCACCCATGCTCCATTCGCGAGATGGCCTTGATCTGGGCACACTTGGAAACGACCAAGAGCACGAGTTTCATCTGATTGTTCGAAAGCACTTCGACGAAGAGCGTGCTCTCAGCGTTCTGGATGTCAGTCCAAAATCACTCGATGTATCCATTGAACCTACCAGTCGTTTTGGCGACTATCGACTGACCATTCGCATTCCCAAGGGGATCCCATCCACCATCTTCAATTTGGATCAGAAACGAGGTTACGTCCAAATCGGTGATCCCGAAAACGAAGACTTTTCGAATTGGTTTCCTTTAATCGGTGCGGTGGTTGCAAACGATGAGTGA
- a CDS encoding DUF1559 domain-containing protein: MSDNTSGSGIVLRPVGHRSVVGTMVSLVLGCQLLCCGGCGPSKEELMMRAAQRARPKSSDEKEESAKAQTQPVSTAIASEVVDAKAGVKETANAATTSAVQKAAKDRDANSPEETIGDWKPVSDRKPANPLGEPERHAKAVENLNRLTEALMAYKEDKGHYPPSAQAKAGIKTLSWRVLILPYLGHQDLFEKFDLNMPWNRSPNKELIEFIPDELVSPERFDSKTNWMLPAHRNYMFGDNRYPRDRNIEDGIENTLMLVEVNDDLAVEWTRPVDFEPADLGALKGSLGELRSGGTLVAWANGWPSYVANSVSTKQWTNAFTYESGDGQRAGAIHKEPDALLAAHKPSRSETKVEAKVSGRVEASKIVENTEVEAESWGENRLPVPPSPDLATSNQRIEQLFGEQLVRAKQNQTQAELSNDFLKKSLVMSDDAAGAYALQNAAIDLAIDSGDFMLFQAVLDQHASTFEVDLYQVNRDGLLEFSRRNDVDEDTASQMAFVRRALVAIQEGLERNDFEGVGRIASALPRVEEERRGFRRANVRGGKRDASAEKLVRLLQTQLSSANKQYEQAAEKVAEYRKNPDDAELASALGRFYCFLKGDWAMGLPLVINGTSEKLSRVAKRDLEGANDAEDFLAIGDMWWELSEGLPAGIYRQGTRDRAGYWYEQSLEVMPESLDRLHVQARVKEWQSQDPGSPLATIRTINRQLGLAENADLEQVVARKRTQVNAPGDDYEDG; the protein is encoded by the coding sequence ATGAGTGATAACACTTCAGGAAGTGGAATCGTCTTGCGACCAGTTGGTCATCGCAGCGTCGTCGGGACGATGGTGTCGCTCGTTTTGGGATGCCAATTGTTGTGCTGCGGGGGCTGTGGTCCCAGCAAAGAAGAGTTGATGATGCGCGCTGCGCAGCGTGCTCGTCCGAAAAGTTCGGACGAAAAAGAGGAGTCCGCGAAGGCACAAACTCAGCCAGTCAGCACGGCAATCGCATCAGAGGTGGTCGACGCCAAAGCAGGGGTAAAGGAGACGGCGAACGCCGCTACAACATCGGCGGTGCAGAAGGCAGCCAAAGACCGTGATGCAAACAGTCCGGAAGAAACAATCGGAGACTGGAAGCCAGTCTCTGATCGGAAACCGGCAAATCCTTTGGGTGAGCCAGAGCGTCATGCAAAGGCAGTCGAGAATCTCAATCGATTGACCGAAGCCCTGATGGCATACAAGGAAGACAAAGGACATTACCCGCCGTCGGCGCAAGCGAAGGCTGGGATCAAGACATTGTCTTGGAGGGTTTTGATTTTGCCTTATCTCGGGCATCAAGATCTATTTGAGAAGTTCGATCTCAACATGCCGTGGAATCGTTCCCCAAACAAAGAGCTGATTGAGTTCATTCCTGATGAGTTGGTTTCTCCAGAGCGATTTGACAGCAAAACGAATTGGATGTTGCCGGCTCATCGCAACTACATGTTTGGGGACAACCGTTATCCGCGCGATCGCAATATTGAGGATGGGATTGAGAACACGCTGATGCTCGTGGAGGTCAATGATGATCTAGCAGTCGAATGGACTCGTCCGGTCGACTTCGAACCGGCGGATCTAGGTGCTTTGAAAGGATCGCTCGGTGAATTGCGATCGGGAGGTACGTTGGTTGCTTGGGCAAATGGCTGGCCTTCGTATGTTGCCAATTCGGTGTCAACGAAACAATGGACCAACGCGTTCACGTATGAGTCAGGTGATGGGCAGCGGGCGGGGGCCATCCACAAAGAGCCCGATGCATTGCTTGCTGCACATAAACCATCCCGCAGCGAGACGAAGGTGGAAGCGAAGGTTTCTGGCCGAGTTGAAGCATCCAAGATCGTCGAGAATACGGAGGTTGAGGCAGAGAGTTGGGGTGAAAATCGATTGCCGGTCCCACCATCTCCTGACTTAGCCACCTCCAATCAACGAATCGAGCAGTTGTTCGGGGAGCAGTTAGTTCGAGCGAAACAGAATCAGACACAGGCGGAGCTGAGCAACGATTTTCTAAAGAAATCATTGGTGATGTCAGATGACGCCGCAGGTGCCTACGCCTTGCAGAACGCTGCGATTGATCTGGCGATCGACAGCGGCGACTTCATGCTTTTTCAAGCGGTCTTGGATCAACACGCGTCCACCTTTGAAGTCGATCTTTATCAGGTCAATCGAGATGGGCTATTGGAGTTTTCGCGTCGAAATGATGTGGACGAGGACACTGCGAGTCAAATGGCATTTGTCCGCCGAGCGCTAGTCGCAATTCAAGAAGGTTTAGAACGAAACGATTTTGAAGGAGTTGGCCGGATTGCTTCCGCTTTGCCACGAGTGGAGGAAGAGCGTCGAGGGTTTCGGCGAGCCAATGTCCGGGGTGGCAAACGTGACGCGTCCGCTGAAAAGCTTGTCCGGCTCCTTCAGACACAGTTGTCTTCTGCGAACAAGCAATATGAGCAAGCCGCTGAGAAGGTCGCCGAGTACCGAAAGAATCCGGACGATGCGGAATTGGCATCAGCTCTCGGCCGGTTTTATTGCTTTCTGAAAGGCGATTGGGCAATGGGGTTGCCGTTGGTCATCAACGGAACAAGTGAAAAACTTTCCCGGGTTGCCAAGCGAGATCTGGAAGGTGCCAACGATGCTGAGGACTTCTTGGCAATAGGCGACATGTGGTGGGAACTGTCGGAAGGATTGCCAGCGGGAATCTATCGTCAAGGGACCCGTGACCGAGCGGGCTACTGGTACGAGCAGTCCTTGGAAGTGATGCCGGAATCCTTGGATCGCTTGCATGTGCAGGCCCGTGTGAAGGAATGGCAGTCGCAGGATCCCGGCAGTCCGCTCGCAACGATCCGAACGATCAATCGACAACTAGGTTTAGCGGAAAACGCTGATCTCGAGCAGGTTGTGGCTCGAAAGCGTACTCAAGTGAATGCACCAGGTGATGACTATGAAGACGGTTGA
- a CDS encoding cryptochrome/photolyase family protein — MTKIRHLVLVLGDQLNHDSEAFTDFDPQSDRVWMAENDEEATHVWCHQTRLVGFFSPMRHFREELIQRGFDVIYHELTGDRRKARESSFASVLRKTLSAHSVEKILVVAPGDYRVREQLKATAEQEDVPLEFLTDNHFYCSPDQFDDWASGRKSMVMEQFYRTMRKEHSILLDEEGAPEGGQWNFDQDNRKTFGKGGPKEVPPTPSFKPDSITQEVIAMVRDRFEDHPGKVDQFDLPVCRDDALNSLDDFIEHRLPLFGTYQDAMWEGETFLYHSRLSHSINLHLLSPKEVVDAAVKAYKDGNAPLNCVEGFVRQILGWREYVRGVYWNRMPDYEERNALHCDSEQDVPPFFWDGNTDMACVSDAMRLLVDTAYAHHIQRLMVLGLFAQLFGTHPLRFHHWHMAMYADAIDWVSLPNALGMSQYGDGGLMATKPYCATGKYINRMSNHCKNCRYDPAKSTGEDACPFTTLYWDFLDRHKQQFQNNNRMTLQLKNIERKDSSEWTAIRSRARKIRSGTIKLQQ, encoded by the coding sequence ATGACAAAAATTCGCCATCTCGTCCTCGTGTTGGGTGATCAACTCAACCACGATTCCGAGGCCTTCACCGATTTCGATCCCCAATCCGATCGAGTTTGGATGGCGGAAAACGACGAAGAAGCCACCCATGTTTGGTGCCATCAAACTCGCCTGGTTGGCTTTTTCAGCCCCATGCGGCACTTTCGCGAGGAATTGATCCAGCGTGGATTCGATGTGATCTACCACGAACTGACCGGTGATCGGCGAAAGGCTCGCGAAAGTTCTTTTGCCAGCGTTCTGCGGAAAACGCTCTCGGCTCACTCGGTCGAAAAAATCTTGGTCGTTGCTCCAGGTGACTACCGAGTCCGTGAACAACTCAAGGCCACCGCCGAACAGGAAGACGTGCCGCTCGAGTTTCTCACCGACAATCACTTCTACTGTTCGCCCGACCAATTTGACGATTGGGCATCGGGTCGCAAATCGATGGTGATGGAACAGTTTTATCGAACGATGCGAAAGGAGCACAGCATCCTGCTCGACGAAGAAGGTGCCCCCGAAGGCGGGCAGTGGAATTTCGACCAAGACAATCGCAAGACGTTCGGCAAAGGCGGACCCAAAGAAGTACCGCCGACTCCATCGTTCAAACCTGACTCGATCACTCAGGAGGTGATCGCGATGGTGCGAGATCGATTCGAAGACCATCCCGGCAAAGTCGACCAGTTCGATCTGCCTGTTTGCCGCGACGATGCGTTGAACTCGCTGGACGATTTCATTGAGCATCGATTGCCGCTCTTTGGCACCTACCAAGATGCGATGTGGGAGGGCGAAACCTTCCTCTATCATTCGCGACTCTCACACTCGATCAACTTGCACCTGCTGTCGCCGAAAGAGGTCGTCGATGCGGCGGTGAAAGCTTATAAAGATGGCAATGCACCGCTGAACTGCGTCGAGGGTTTTGTTCGACAAATCCTTGGATGGCGAGAATACGTCCGCGGCGTCTATTGGAACCGAATGCCGGACTACGAAGAACGCAACGCACTCCACTGCGACTCGGAACAAGATGTTCCGCCATTCTTTTGGGACGGCAACACCGACATGGCCTGCGTTTCCGATGCGATGCGTTTACTGGTCGACACGGCCTACGCGCATCACATCCAACGATTGATGGTGCTTGGATTGTTCGCCCAACTCTTTGGCACTCACCCGTTGCGTTTTCATCATTGGCACATGGCGATGTACGCCGATGCGATCGACTGGGTGAGCCTGCCCAACGCACTTGGGATGAGCCAATACGGTGACGGTGGCCTGATGGCAACCAAACCCTACTGCGCCACCGGCAAATACATCAATCGGATGAGCAACCACTGCAAGAACTGCCGCTACGATCCAGCAAAATCAACCGGTGAGGATGCTTGCCCGTTCACGACTCTGTACTGGGACTTCCTCGACCGTCACAAACAACAGTTTCAAAACAACAATCGCATGACCCTGCAACTGAAGAACATCGAACGAAAAGACTCCTCTGAATGGACGGCCATCCGTTCGCGTGCAAGGAAGATCCGCAGTGGAACGATCAAATTGCAGCAGTAG
- a CDS encoding PEP-CTERM sorting domain-containing protein — protein sequence MTMKTVEKSKSQVWRPFVLFVCCFVCLANVLVSETVHGAVVTRTMQFNNSDGFTVVGSSDDKPGASQYVIEGMYVGISTGKFLYPQQSSDEWWDGQSDQSTSLGSQAAGTGPIQFTLALNAPAPGQTFDMESITLLGYSELSTTIEQTVRVNFTGTKIVNGTMSSVTLLSGEFEADELTPLVVTFGDEFHGLTSLTWSQGGTARAHQFDNITFSTVTAVPEPGTFLAMIALATMGFVTRGRRWIGKRLQVV from the coding sequence ATGACTATGAAGACGGTTGAGAAGTCTAAGAGCCAAGTTTGGCGACCGTTTGTTTTATTTGTTTGTTGCTTCGTTTGTCTTGCGAACGTTTTGGTTTCTGAAACAGTTCATGGCGCTGTCGTCACGAGGACAATGCAGTTCAATAATTCTGATGGTTTTACTGTGGTAGGGTCGTCTGACGATAAGCCTGGGGCGTCACAGTATGTTATTGAAGGAATGTATGTCGGGATTTCCACGGGCAAGTTTTTGTATCCCCAACAAAGCAGTGATGAGTGGTGGGATGGCCAGTCAGACCAATCCACTTCACTTGGGTCCCAGGCGGCGGGGACTGGGCCAATTCAATTCACGCTGGCTCTTAATGCTCCTGCCCCAGGACAGACATTTGATATGGAGTCCATCACATTACTTGGTTACAGCGAGCTATCAACAACGATTGAGCAGACCGTCCGAGTGAATTTCACCGGTACAAAAATTGTCAACGGAACGATGAGTTCGGTGACATTGTTGTCTGGTGAGTTCGAAGCAGACGAACTCACTCCATTGGTCGTTACGTTCGGTGATGAATTTCACGGTTTGACCAGTCTGACATGGAGTCAGGGTGGAACTGCGAGAGCTCATCAGTTCGACAACATCACATTCAGCACGGTCACCGCTGTGCCGGAGCCTGGGACGTTTCTCGCAATGATCGCTCTGGCGACGATGGGATTTGTGACTCGCGGTCGACGATGGATTGGTAAACGTCTCCAAGTGGTTTGA
- a CDS encoding DUF1559 domain-containing protein, producing MKSQFRKSGFTLIELLVVIAIIALLAALLLPAITKAREAARAAQCQANLKNIGIGLFKYSNRAPSGTFCSGASDFRRDGCMDEYGWVADLVNVGDGNMNESLDPSNPLKGSEKLNDLYGKDTTDAKDAAPLARLSAGQCGKADWQGVSGDGSSTTFGGTAPETAVRAELIARYFLTNGYNTNYAASWHLVRGMVKTEADPSTGELTTWSGGGFKGLGGSTGPMSVADLERSRISSSNVGFIGCAAPGDVDEAILGATLGFDGTGVWGTALNQTEAVEYIASGSLLTEAFNDGPAYWNATAGNLDLIGSNETLLAQIGCERGEPTTAGCAAPTGPGGNGIYMQDTRDWYAVHAGSCNILMGDGHVEVFADSNADGFLNPGFPVTGLTEAEISGVGYADDKLEMPRDKFFAGIFINDGYFKGNFE from the coding sequence ATGAAGTCGCAATTTCGAAAATCAGGTTTCACCCTGATCGAGTTGTTGGTCGTGATCGCGATCATCGCTCTGTTGGCAGCTTTGTTGTTGCCAGCCATCACCAAGGCTCGCGAAGCTGCCCGTGCAGCTCAGTGCCAAGCCAACCTCAAGAACATCGGCATCGGCCTGTTCAAATACAGCAATCGTGCTCCTTCGGGAACGTTCTGCAGTGGAGCGTCGGACTTCCGACGCGATGGTTGCATGGACGAATACGGTTGGGTTGCTGACCTCGTCAACGTTGGCGACGGCAACATGAACGAGTCGTTGGACCCTTCGAACCCATTGAAGGGCTCGGAAAAACTCAATGACTTGTACGGGAAGGACACCACCGACGCCAAGGACGCTGCACCGTTGGCACGCCTGAGTGCTGGCCAGTGTGGCAAAGCAGATTGGCAAGGCGTTTCGGGCGATGGAAGCTCCACCACCTTTGGCGGAACGGCTCCAGAAACCGCTGTTCGTGCCGAGTTGATCGCTCGCTACTTTTTGACCAACGGTTACAACACGAACTACGCCGCTTCTTGGCACTTGGTCCGTGGAATGGTCAAAACCGAAGCTGATCCGAGCACCGGCGAATTGACCACTTGGTCCGGCGGTGGATTCAAGGGTTTGGGCGGATCGACTGGTCCAATGAGCGTCGCCGACTTGGAGCGAAGCCGTATCAGCAGCAGCAACGTTGGCTTCATCGGCTGTGCAGCTCCTGGCGATGTCGACGAAGCGATTCTCGGTGCGACTCTCGGTTTCGATGGAACCGGCGTCTGGGGAACTGCCCTGAATCAAACCGAAGCTGTCGAGTACATCGCCAGCGGATCGTTGTTGACCGAAGCGTTCAACGACGGACCTGCCTACTGGAATGCGACTGCAGGAAACTTGGACTTGATTGGTAGCAACGAAACTCTGCTCGCGCAAATCGGTTGTGAGCGTGGCGAACCCACCACAGCTGGATGTGCTGCTCCAACCGGCCCAGGCGGCAACGGGATCTACATGCAAGACACTCGTGACTGGTACGCCGTTCACGCAGGTAGCTGCAATATCCTGATGGGCGATGGTCACGTTGAAGTCTTCGCCGACAGCAACGCCGACGGATTCTTGAATCCTGGTTTCCCCGTCACCGGTTTGACCGAAGCTGAGATCTCTGGTGTTGGCTACGCCGACGACAAGTTGGAAATGCCTCGCGACAAATTCTTCGCCGGTATCTTCATCAACGATGGCTACTTCAAAGGCAACTTTGAGTGA
- a CDS encoding DUF1559 domain-containing protein, whose translation MSINRRHFESSLKHPLDPRNNAAFTLIEMLVVISIIGVLAALLLPAVSKAREAARAAQCQNNLKQFGVGLTGRTVNAPNGEFCSGAFDFRRDGVPTEVGWVADLVRRGVLVSEMRCTSTSAQASSAIEHLLSDNEADWATNDCVDQLGAEEYTNEMGTVIKNVARLIEASPADRVEYIERKMLEDGYNTNYAASWFLVRSEVILDESGQPQPKDSACTNDLKSLNVTRGPLTTRLLDTAKAPSSTVPLLCDASPIGQLSGNVGELTSGTPYVTPIIGEPILYKETDPNYLKEPVIAASTPREGVSGWLRIWNYDTRQDYRGMSSHHGGVCHVLMADGSVRGLYDANGDGFINNGFPMDANFWTDAEVEAGDLELASYYSLNSKGEEL comes from the coding sequence ATGTCCATCAACCGCCGCCATTTCGAATCATCTCTCAAGCACCCATTGGATCCGCGAAACAACGCCGCATTCACGTTGATTGAGATGTTGGTGGTGATTTCGATCATCGGTGTGTTGGCAGCGTTGTTACTCCCGGCCGTTTCGAAAGCACGTGAAGCAGCTCGAGCCGCTCAGTGTCAGAACAACCTCAAGCAATTTGGTGTCGGCCTGACTGGACGGACAGTGAACGCGCCCAATGGTGAGTTTTGTTCAGGTGCATTCGACTTTCGTCGTGATGGTGTGCCCACTGAAGTGGGATGGGTGGCGGATCTGGTACGACGCGGCGTGTTGGTCAGCGAAATGCGGTGCACCAGCACATCGGCTCAGGCGAGTAGCGCCATCGAACACCTGCTCAGTGACAACGAGGCCGACTGGGCGACCAACGACTGCGTCGATCAGTTGGGCGCCGAGGAATACACGAACGAAATGGGCACCGTTATCAAGAATGTGGCTCGGTTGATCGAGGCGAGTCCCGCGGATCGAGTCGAATATATCGAACGCAAAATGCTGGAAGACGGTTACAACACGAACTACGCCGCGTCGTGGTTCCTGGTCCGTAGTGAAGTGATTTTGGACGAAAGCGGTCAGCCCCAGCCCAAAGATTCTGCCTGCACAAATGATCTGAAGTCGCTCAACGTGACCCGTGGTCCATTGACGACGCGTCTTTTGGACACCGCCAAAGCACCCAGCAGCACAGTTCCGCTTTTGTGTGATGCGTCGCCGATTGGCCAGCTTTCCGGCAACGTCGGTGAATTGACATCTGGAACGCCGTATGTGACTCCCATCATCGGAGAGCCAATTCTGTACAAAGAAACCGATCCAAATTATCTGAAGGAACCGGTGATTGCCGCCAGCACGCCACGCGAAGGCGTCTCAGGATGGCTGCGAATTTGGAATTACGACACGCGACAAGATTACCGCGGGATGTCGAGTCACCATGGTGGTGTTTGTCACGTCCTGATGGCAGACGGAAGTGTTCGGGGACTGTATGACGCCAATGGTGACGGTTTTATTAACAATGGATTCCCAATGGACGCCAACTTCTGGACCGATGCCGAAGTCGAAGCCGGCGACTTGGAACTAGCGAGCTACTACTCGCTCAATAGCAAGGGTGAAGAACTCTAA